In the genome of Candidatus Dependentiae bacterium, the window TTTTGGTAGGAATAGTAAATGGTTGTTCTTGATTAACGCTGCTCACTCTAAAACGGTTAATGAGAGGCTTTTCATCAAGCCATACTGAAATCTCCCCACGCTTATTACTTGCAACGCCACACTGTGCATCACCAGAATAATAATCGTCATCATTCAAACCGCTTAATACAACCTCAGGAATACGTGTATCAAAAAAATAATTATAAGCAGATAGGGAAATCCAACCTGTTATACAGACTACAAGTACCAAAACAGCATTTTTGAGTTTAAAGAACATAAGGCGCCTATTCACGTTATCAATTTATTTTAAAAAACTAGTTTCAAATCAATGAAAAATTATACTACTTTTTCTGACAACGTACATAAAAAAATCATGATTTTCTAAAGATTTGTTTGACGCTTTTAAAAAAAATCAATAAAACCAAATAAATATCATTCAATCACAAAACTTGATAACTCAAGGAACATACGATATGAAGCATCATTTATACGCTCTTGCCATCATGCTCTCTATGCTTTTAACACAAAAAACTATCAGCGCATTAAGTCCCACGCAATACAACCAGGCCTTAAAGAGCATAGCGCAATTAATAGTCAAAAATGCATTCAAATATAAAAATGAGATACAAAAACAAATTAATGAACTCAAGGCAGAACTTATCAGATTGGGCTGGGCTGAAGAATTAGAAGAGCTCGAAAAGCTAGAAGACCTCTTCCAACAGAAACTTGAGCCCGCGCAAAAACCTTTACCGCTGCCGCAACCAGTGCGCCCGACTTCAGCTATACATCATGGTGGGTTAAGTAACAAACCAAACATAGTACTCACCCCACAATAACAGAGCATTGTAAAATAAAGATTAAAAATAGAGCCGGACAAGAAAATTTTCCTGTCCGGCTCTATTTTTAATAATTATAGTCTAGTCGATCTCTTAATCTCTGTATTTTTCAAACATAGCAAGAGCAACTCTATCGTTTTTATTTTTTGCAATATCAAGCGCTGTTTCACCCATATTATTTTTTAACGTAAGACTTGCCCCACGTTCAATTAATAACTGCATAACTTGATGATTTCTCCAAAAAGTAGCGGCCATAAGTGGCGTATACCCAGCAGGGGTGACATTATTTATATCTTCACCATTGGCAAGACACGCGTTAATGTTTCTTATTTTTGTTACAATTCCCGTTGAGCCTCTCTCTTCACTTGCAATATCAATTAATGTATTTTTGAACTGCATGCCCTGTATCAAACCAGGTACACAAAGGGTCCCGAGCAATAGGGCTACTGTATAGGTATATAATTTCATAAAACCTCCAAATTGATTAATGATTAGTATTATAGTTCATCTGTTTATACTATACATTCTATACTATATTTTATATTTGTCAATATTTTGTAATAACCTACTTTAACCTGGAAAATCAATAAAGTAGCCCTATTTAAGGGCTACGAATGTCCCCGGGGCATTCATTAGTCTATTTTTTCTTCTTCAGACTTCTGCTTCTCAAATTGCCTCAAAAACAAGCCATTTTTTATTTTCTGATAGCTTTTTAGTTGCTGATAGGTAACTTGATCGGTAGATATATTTGCGTGCCCAGCAACTTCGCCCTTAAGATCACATAAAAGCTTTTTAAAAGATTGCTGATCTTCGTCACTAAAAGAATCATCATGCATTGTACACGATAAAAAGACAGAATAAGGAATATCCACTCCAGCTTCAAGCAATAATTTAACCACAGGAATTTTGCCACTTTTTATAGTGTTACTAAAGATTGTTTCTCCATCTTTAGCTCTACCATTAATGTCAGCATGCGCGCCTAATAATATTTTAGTGCTTTCTGATTGTCCTGCGCATACAGCGGCACTTAATGAATTATTGAGCTCCGCAGGACTATGAGACTTGGTAAGTAATAGTGTCAAGCACTCTGCGTCCCCTACACGCGCTGCCAAGGTTAGTGCAGACACATGACATGATTGAAGTCCAATATCAGCCTTTTTTTCAAGTAAATGCTTAACGCACGCAGAATGACCTCCAAGTGTGGCCAGCATAAGAGGTGTCCAATTCTCACATAAATCATAAAACTTAACCTTGGTATTAATGTCGGCATGATGCTCAATAGCATCTTTAAGGGCTGCAAGATCACCCTGTTCTGCAGCTTTTGCAAGCAGATCATTAAGTTCTTTTTTTTTAGGCTTCATTTGTTTGATCTGACTTTTACTCTTCGTGTTGCCTGCAAAAACTAGTACCGATTCACCACAGAGCAGTAATAAAAACAGTAGAGGAGAAACGTTACGGTATATCATGAAAACTCCTTTGAAAATGTTGAGTTAATCAATTATCGCCGTAATGTTACTCTGTTTTATTTTTTTAGTCTTTTTTTTCTTCATCTTCAGAGTCTATATCATCGTCATTGCGATCTTCTGGTTTTTTTCTTTTTTTATCTGAACTAGAACGAAAAGATCGCAAACTCGAAAGAGGAGCTCTATTTATGTTTAAATTTTGAAGAAACACCGTTCTTTTATCGGCCTGATATTCATTAAGAACGCTCACTAACTCCCTTGGATTATTTAAAAAATCCCTAGAATAATGCATAAAAATTTCACTCAAGCCTTGTTTGTGGCGACCATGAGAGGGCAATATACTACCTATATTATTCTTCTCCCCATCGCAACGATCATCAAATAATGCTTGTTCTAGAGCTTCTTGCTGTTGAGCAAAATATTCTTCGATGAGAGGTTCAAATTTATCAGGATATTCAAGTAATGCTTCTGCATCAATCAAAGCACCCGCAGAAATAAGTTGCTGTGCAATTTCAAGTTGATTGTAGAGCAAAGCATTCCATAATATGGAGCACTGATAATCATGAGAGCAAGAATTGGAGCCAGGATCTCGATGGTGCCTACTATTAACATTGGCACCCGCAGCGATTAGTCTTTGAGCCGCTAAAGAATGTCCCTCAAGAGTAGCGCTTTGCAATGGGGACATACCGCCATCAGTCAATGACTCTATATCGGCATTTTTCCCAATCAAAAAGTTCAATGGCTCTTCATGGCCACCAAGAGCTGCAAGATTCACCGCACAATACCCTTTATTATCCCTGGAATGAATTGAAGCTCCTCTACTAATAAGCTCAGTAACCACTGGCATATGTCCTGCTAAGGATGCGTTCATCAACGCCGTTATTTTATGCCTATTGGGACAACTAACATCAGCTTTGTCTGCTATAAGCATTCTCACTTTTTCTATATCGCCCTCACGAGAAACATATCTTAAGGCTCCATTAAGCCCATGCTGATTGACAAGATTTTGAATTTCTTGACGCTGCTCTCCTACTTCTTCTTTCTCTCCGCCACCCATTGCCTCAATATAGCCATAAAAAAATAAAGTTCCTGCTAAAAATCCTAAAATTCCTTGTGTTTTTTTCATAAAAACCCATCCATTAATAGTATTTAATTAATTTAATGCATTAAGATTACAACTATACCATTATAGTAAATAATTGTCAAATTGAAAAAAATCAAACTCCTAACACTTGCCTCTCCCCCAGAAACATTCTATACTTATAGGTATGAACACTCCTAAAAAAGCCTTACCCAAGGCGCCGGGAATTTACCTGTTCAAAGATAGCAACGACCAGGTAATCTACATTGGTAAAGCAAAAGACATTCACAAAAGGGTTCTTTCCTACTTCTCAAAGCAGAACAAGGACTGGAAAGTCAACGCCCTGCTGGCAGAACACGCCGATATCGACTACATTTTGACCCAAAATGAGACTGCAGCCCTACTCCTGGAAGCCCAGCTTGTAGGCCAACATAAACCCAAATTCAACGTTTTACTCAAAAGCGGTCAACCATTCCTCTATATCTTATTCACGCAGGGCGACCCCGTAGAGATCAAAATTGTCCGTAATAAGAGGGAAAGGGGGACCTATTTTGGGCCATTTATCCATAAAACCCCCGCCCGCAAAGCCCATGACTACTTGGTCAAAACTTTCCGCTTGTTTTTATGCAATAAAACCATAGAACACGGCTGCTTGGATTACCATATTGGTATCTGTGCCGGCAGCTGTAAATCTGATTTTGACCCAACCGAATATAATTTCAAAATTCAACTGGCCATCGATGCACTCAAAAATACACCTGCATCTTTTTTGAAAAGAATTAAAGAGAAGATTGGTGAGTATAATGTGCAGCTCGCTTTTGAAAAATCTCGACACTTAGCCGAATACTTAGAAAACATCGACACGATATTTCATACCTTAAAGATAAAATTTTCTGAATCAAAGTTTGAAAACGAAGCTTTTGCTGCCACCACACCAGTCAAACGACTGGAGCAGAATTACGACGCGATTGCTCTTCAACTCAAAACATTATTGCATCTTGATAAACCACCGATGCGCATTGATTGCTTTGATATATCGCATTTTCAAAGCAGCTATATTGTTGGTTCCTGCGTGAGATTCACTCGAGGCAAGCCAGACAAAAATAATTTCAGACATTTTAATATCAAAACATTAACACAGCAAAATGATTACGCTGCATTACAAGAAATTGTTGCGCGACGCTACAAAGACCCATTAGAATTACCTGACCTGGTAGTCATCGACGGCGGCAAGGGCCAACTCAGTGCCGCACGCGCAGTACTTCCCCAGGTTGAAATGGTAAGTTTAGCCAAACGAGAAGAAACAGTGTTTAGCGACAAACTTCCCCATGGCGTAGTACTAGACATCAAAGAAGATACAGGTAAATTATTAATAGCATTGCGTGATTATGCACATCATTTTGCCGTAAGTCATCACCGCCTTAAACGAAAAAAAGGACAAACGCTATGACACCAAACAAAGAGCAACCACAACAAAACCCCTTAGATAGATTTTGTATTAACGTCACGCAGCAAGCAAAAGATGGCAAGCTCGACCCTGTCATTGGCCGGCACGAAGAAATTCGACGCGTTATGCAAATTCTATCCCGCCGTACTAAAAATAATCCAGTACTTATTGGTGAACCTGGTGTTGGCAAAACAGCTATTGTTGAAGGCATCGCACAGCGTATTATTAATAACGATGTTCCTGAAAGTTTAAAAAATAAACAATTGTATGCACTTGATTTGGGGCTACTCATTGCCGGCGCGAAATATCAAGGTGAGTTTGAAGAGCGCCTCAAAGGGGTCCTCAAAGCGATTGATGAACATGGCGACGGCATTATTTTATTCATTGACGAACTCCACATGCTTGTTGGTGCTGGTTCAAGCGGCGGCGGCATGGATGCTTCAAATTTACTCAAACCTGCACTAGCTCGCGGGACATTGCATTGCATTGGCGCTACCACCACCAAAGAATATAAAAAATATATCGAAAAAGATGCGGCGCTTGAACGCAGATTCCAAAAAGTATTGGTTGAAGAGCCAACTATTGAAGACGCGGTTTCTATACTACGCGGGTTGAAAGAAAAATTTGAACTTCACCACGGTATCCACATTAAAGATCAAGCATTAGTCGACGCAGTAATTCTTGCAAGCAAGAACATCCCCGATCGTTTTCTGACCGACAAAGCAATTGATTTAGTCGATGAAGCGGCAGCAATGGTAAAAATGGCCATTGATTCACACCCTGAAACAATCGATAAGCTTGATCGACAAATCAGACAGCTTGAGATTGAAAAAGTTGCACTTGCCAAAGAAAAAGATGACGTTGCAAAAAAACGACTCAAGGATCTTGACCTGGACTTAGCTAATTTTAAAAAAGAACATGCGACCTTACTCAATCAATGGAAAGCAGAAAAAGCGCCACTCGAACGTATGAATAAAATTAAAGAAGATATCGAACAAGCAAACTATCGCTTCCAACAAGCTGAACGAGAAGGCGATTACGCAAAAGCATCCGAAATTAAATATGGCAAAATTGCAAAGCTCGAACAAGAACTCGCCAAAGAACAAGAAAAGCTTTCTTCCATGAAATCAAAGCTCATCAAGCAAGAAGTTGATGAACAGGACATTGCAGCCGTGCTTTCGCGCTGGACCAAAATTCCTTTAGAGAAATTACAAACGAGCGAAGCAGAAAAATTACTAGGCATGGAAGCCATTTTAAAAGAACGTGTTGTTGGCCAAGATCAAGCAGTAGCAAGCATTTCGCACGCGATTCAAATGCATCGTGCGGGCTTGACTGACCCCAATAGGCCAATTGGTTCGTTCTTATTTTTGGGACCAACCGGTGTTGGAAAAACAGAAGTCGCCAAAGCATTAGCAGACTTTCTGTTCAATGATCCCAAAAAATTAATTCGCATCGATATGTCAGAGTATATGGAAAAACATGCCGTCGCGCGTTTGATTGGCGCTCCTCCTGGGTATGTTGGCTACGAAGAAGGTGGACAACTCACCGAGCTTGTGCGAAAACAACCATATAGCGTTATATTGTTTGATGAAGTGGAAAAAGCGCATCCTGATGTATTCAATATTTTCTTGCAGATTCTTGACGAAGGCCACCTGACCGACAGTCAAGGCCGCACGGTTTCGTTTAAAAACTGCATCATTATTATGACCTCTAATATTGGGTCCGACATTATTCTGCAAGCTAAAGAACTCACTGAAACAATCAAAGCATCGATCGACAAACTGCTGCACAAAACATTCAGACCAGAGTTCTTAAATCGGATTGATGCAGTAATTTACTTTAATCGTCTTGATAAAGCAGTGATTAAAAACATTGTATGCATTCAGTTGCAAGAGTTGGTTAAACGACTTCAAGAAAAACAAGTACACCTGACAATCTCTGATGCGGCATTGACAGAAATTGCAGAGATCGGTTACTCAGAAGAATTTGGCGCACGACCATTAAAGCGGGCGATTCAGCAGCATATAACCATCCCGGTTTCGCAGCATCTGCTCAAAAAACCTGAGGTAAAATCAATTGCGGTTGACTTTAAACAAGAAAAGTTTGTGATCGAATCTTAAGCCACAGATTCTTTCATAATTTTAATAATGGCATCCTCTACCTCTTGTGCTACGCCTTGCAGCTGAGCATCCTTAAACATTGCCAAAAGTACAGAAGGTTTCAACGTCGCTAAAACTGTCTTGGAGCCTTCTTGATAGACTGAAATGCGACACGGCAGCATGGTAGATAGACTCATGTTTTGTTCAAGAACCTTTTTTGCTTGTTTGGGCTGGCATATCTCAAAAATGAGACATTCATGCGAAAATTCCACACCCTTTTTTTCCATTGATTCCTTAAGGTTGTGTATTTGCATAACACCAAAACCATTGGCTTGAACAGCAGCTTGCAAAGCGACCGCAACATCCTTAATTGATTTATTGGTAGCAATTGTGAACAACATACTATCTCCTCGTTTATTATTATGATTTATTTTTTTCTAAAACAACATTATCATAGCGCCCATTCTTAACACAAGATTCCCATAACCAAAGACGGCAAAAGAATTTTTTTAAAACCTCTATGTATTATGGACCTTGAGCACCACACTTGTTATATATGGTCTCTGAAAATTAAACGTATAATTTACTATCATAAATCTTCACACTTTATTTAACTTTCTCAAAAGAGTCCTGCTATACTAGATGGTATCGAAACAAAAACAAAAAAAAGGGGACAGTATGCTTACCATGTTTTTAAAGGGCCTTGGCATTGGCTTAACTATTTCTGCAATCGTTGGTCCCATAGCTATTATGTGTATCAGACGTACGCTGTCTGATGGACAACGTGTCGGGTTGGCAATCGCTCTTGGCGCAGCCCTAGGCGACGCAATGTATGGCACCATTGCAGCATTTAGTCTCACGTTCATCTCAGACTTCTTACTTGCACACCAAGCAATGTTGCGATTCATTGGTGGTATATTTTTGTTAGCGTTTGGTATAAAAATATTTTTTGAGACCACCAAACCGGCATCAATAACCGTTCATGGACACAGATTGCTTAATATCATCATCGGCACATTCTTTTTAACCATCAGCAATCCAATAACCATTCTTTCGTTCACTGCAATTTTTGCCAGCCTTGGTGTTGGTACCGAGCAGGTCAATTACACAAGCGCTCTTTCATTAGTTGGTGGTATTTTTATCGGCGCTATGACATGGAACATTATATTGACCAGTATTCTTGTAAAATTTCGTACTCACATAACACCCCGCGTACTCCACCTGATTAATCAAGCTTCTGGTGGTATTATTGCTGGTTTTGGTGTACTCAGCTTGTTCAGCCTTCTTATCGCTTAAGGACTCTTTATGAAAAAACAACTTTTGTATGTTGCTAACTGGAAAATGAATATGCTTGTGGACCAAGCTGTCGACTTTACTGTTGCCTGCAAAGAATTTGTCGAACAGAACAAAGATCTTGCAGGAGCAATAGCCATCTGCCCTACATTTCTTCACATTGCCCCGGTTGTAGAAATCTTGGAAGATTCGCCCATTGGTGTCGGCGCCCAAAATTGCTCCGAACATGAAAGCGGTGCTTACACCGGTGATGTTTCAGCGCTCGCGCTATCCGATATATTCTGTGACTATTGCATTGTCGGCCATAGCGAACGTCGCACACATCATAATGAATCAAATGAAGTAGTAGCCCGCAAGGTTGCACAATTGCTTGCCAATATGATTTTCCCCATCATTTGCATCGGCGAAACAGCAGAAGAGCATGACCTACAACAAACACAGGAAATTTTAGAATCACAGCTACTTCCTATTATTGAAGTGCTCAACAATGCAGAACAGCTTCCTGGAGTTCTGACCATAGCATACGAACCAGTTTGGGCAATCGGCACCGGCAAAACTCCCGATTCTGCATCATTAGAAAAAACTTTCAAATGGCTTACCAATTATTTGCAGACGCAAGTCAACGAAAAAATTGAGTTCTGCCTGCTGTACGGCGGCAGTGTTGATGAAAAAACTGCACCTCAACTGGCTCAGGTTAAAGGTCTTGGCGGCTTTTTAATCGGCAACGCAAGTCTAGATTTCCAAAAATTTAAAAACAT includes:
- a CDS encoding ankyrin repeat domain-containing protein; translation: MKLYTYTVALLLGTLCVPGLIQGMQFKNTLIDIASEERGSTGIVTKIRNINACLANGEDINNVTPAGYTPLMAATFWRNHQVMQLLIERGASLTLKNNMGETALDIAKNKNDRVALAMFEKYRD
- a CDS encoding ankyrin repeat domain-containing protein; translated protein: MIYRNVSPLLFLLLLCGESVLVFAGNTKSKSQIKQMKPKKKELNDLLAKAAEQGDLAALKDAIEHHADINTKVKFYDLCENWTPLMLATLGGHSACVKHLLEKKADIGLQSCHVSALTLAARVGDAECLTLLLTKSHSPAELNNSLSAAVCAGQSESTKILLGAHADINGRAKDGETIFSNTIKSGKIPVVKLLLEAGVDIPYSVFLSCTMHDDSFSDEDQQSFKKLLCDLKGEVAGHANISTDQVTYQQLKSYQKIKNGLFLRQFEKQKSEEEKID
- a CDS encoding ankyrin repeat domain-containing protein; protein product: MKKTQGILGFLAGTLFFYGYIEAMGGGEKEEVGEQRQEIQNLVNQHGLNGALRYVSREGDIEKVRMLIADKADVSCPNRHKITALMNASLAGHMPVVTELISRGASIHSRDNKGYCAVNLAALGGHEEPLNFLIGKNADIESLTDGGMSPLQSATLEGHSLAAQRLIAAGANVNSRHHRDPGSNSCSHDYQCSILWNALLYNQLEIAQQLISAGALIDAEALLEYPDKFEPLIEEYFAQQQEALEQALFDDRCDGEKNNIGSILPSHGRHKQGLSEIFMHYSRDFLNNPRELVSVLNEYQADKRTVFLQNLNINRAPLSSLRSFRSSSDKKRKKPEDRNDDDIDSEDEEKKD
- a CDS encoding GIY-YIG nuclease family protein yields the protein MNTPKKALPKAPGIYLFKDSNDQVIYIGKAKDIHKRVLSYFSKQNKDWKVNALLAEHADIDYILTQNETAALLLEAQLVGQHKPKFNVLLKSGQPFLYILFTQGDPVEIKIVRNKRERGTYFGPFIHKTPARKAHDYLVKTFRLFLCNKTIEHGCLDYHIGICAGSCKSDFDPTEYNFKIQLAIDALKNTPASFLKRIKEKIGEYNVQLAFEKSRHLAEYLENIDTIFHTLKIKFSESKFENEAFAATTPVKRLEQNYDAIALQLKTLLHLDKPPMRIDCFDISHFQSSYIVGSCVRFTRGKPDKNNFRHFNIKTLTQQNDYAALQEIVARRYKDPLELPDLVVIDGGKGQLSAARAVLPQVEMVSLAKREETVFSDKLPHGVVLDIKEDTGKLLIALRDYAHHFAVSHHRLKRKKGQTL
- a CDS encoding DUF302 domain-containing protein is translated as MLFTIATNKSIKDVAVALQAAVQANGFGVMQIHNLKESMEKKGVEFSHECLIFEICQPKQAKKVLEQNMSLSTMLPCRISVYQEGSKTVLATLKPSVLLAMFKDAQLQGVAQEVEDAIIKIMKESVA
- a CDS encoding LysE family transporter — translated: MLTMFLKGLGIGLTISAIVGPIAIMCIRRTLSDGQRVGLAIALGAALGDAMYGTIAAFSLTFISDFLLAHQAMLRFIGGIFLLAFGIKIFFETTKPASITVHGHRLLNIIIGTFFLTISNPITILSFTAIFASLGVGTEQVNYTSALSLVGGIFIGAMTWNIILTSILVKFRTHITPRVLHLINQASGGIIAGFGVLSLFSLLIA
- the tpiA gene encoding triose-phosphate isomerase, which produces MKKQLLYVANWKMNMLVDQAVDFTVACKEFVEQNKDLAGAIAICPTFLHIAPVVEILEDSPIGVGAQNCSEHESGAYTGDVSALALSDIFCDYCIVGHSERRTHHNESNEVVARKVAQLLANMIFPIICIGETAEEHDLQQTQEILESQLLPIIEVLNNAEQLPGVLTIAYEPVWAIGTGKTPDSASLEKTFKWLTNYLQTQVNEKIEFCLLYGGSVDEKTAPQLAQVKGLGGFLIGNASLDFQKFKNIVGLTH